In a genomic window of Zingiber officinale cultivar Zhangliang chromosome 9B, Zo_v1.1, whole genome shotgun sequence:
- the LOC122025541 gene encoding uncharacterized protein LOC122025541, whose translation MEKKHGFLSALRGEMARGLSPARSRSRSVSPQRNHSPVVADLLLPKRWKRQKARGFPEELLVPASGILAPLEEGPESGGGDPGKEGWGQWVKDRFHRAPSVSAGACRGTDLRLLLGVLGAPLAPVHVSPANPLLHLSIKDTPIETSSAQYILQQYTAASGGLKMLSSIRNAYAMGKVRMLASEFETATGIVKSRSATKEAESGGFVLWQMAPEMWYVELAVGGSKVHAGCNGKLVWRHTPWLGAHAAKGPVRPLRRALQGLDPLTTASMFADAQCIGEKNVNGEDCFILKLCADPQTLKARSEGPAEIIRHVLFGYFSQKTGLLTHMEDSHLTRIQSSAGGDAVYWETSINSSIHDYRPVEGMMIAHSGRSIVNLFRFGEVAMSHSKTRMEEAWTIDEVAFNVPGLSIDCFIPPADVKRGTVSEACELPQSERARSTMAGSNRSKVAALDKSHDVDDDNSSWRVEV comes from the exons ATGGAGAAGAAGCACGGGTTCCTCTCGGCTCTGCGAGGGGAGATGGCACGGGGGCTGTCGCCGGCGAGGTCGAGGTCGAGGTCGGTGAGTCCGCAGCGGAACCACTCGCCTGTCGTGGCGGATCTGCTGCTTCCGAAGCGGTGGAAGCGACAGAAAGCGAGGGGGTTCCCGGAGGAACTGTTGGTGCCGGCGTCGGGGATTCTGGCGCCCTTGGAGGAAGGGCCTGAGAGCGGCGGCGGCGATCCGGGGAAAGAGGGGTGGGGGCAGTGGGTGAAGGACCGGTTCCACCGGGCGCCGTCTGTTTCTGCAGGCGCCTGCCGCGGCACGGACCTCCGCCTCCTTCTCGGCGTCCTGGGGGCGCCACTAGCCCCCGTCCACGTCTCGCCCGCCAATCCGCTCCTCCACCTCAGCATCAAAGACACTCCCATT GAAACATCGTCGGCGCAATACATACTACAGCAGTACACGGCAGCTTCAGGAGGCCTAAAAATGTTGAGCTCCATCAGGAATGCATATGCCATGGGGAAGGTGAGGATGCTGGCGTCAGAGTTTGAGACGGCCACTGGGATCGTCAAGAGCCGGAGTGCAACAAAGGAAGCCGAATCCGGTGGGTTCGTCCTCTGGCAGATGGCGCCAGAGATGTGGTACGTCGAGTTAGCTGTCGGTGGTAGCAAGGTCCATGCCGGTTGCAACGGCAAACTAGTCTGGCGCCATACTCCCTGGCTCGGTGCCCATGCCGCCAAGGGCCCTGTTCGACCCCTCCGTCGAGCTTTGCAG GGACTTGATCCATTGACCACAGCGAGCATGTTTGCTGATGCACAGTGCATTGGTGAGAAGAATGTCAATGGGGAGGATTGTTTCATCCTTAAGCTTTGTGCAGATCCACAGACACTGAAAGCTAGGAGTGAAGGCCCTGCTGAGATAATCAGGCATGTCTTGTTTGGTTACTTCAGCCAAAAGACTGGGCTTCTCACTCACATGGAGGACTCACATCTAACTCGAATTCAGTCGAGTGCCGGAGGTGATGCTGTGTACTGGGAGACCTCCATTAACTCCTCCATCCATGACTATCGCCCGGTCGAGGGCATGATGATTGCACACTCAGGGCGTTCAATTGTCAATCTTTTCCGGTTTGGCGAAGTGGCCATGAGCCACAGCAAGACTAGGATGGAGGAGGCATGGACTATTGACGAAGTAGCATTCAATGTCCCTGGCCTCTCGATCGACTGTTTTATCCCTCCTGCTGATGTAAAGCGTGGAACCGTCAGTGAAGC